In one Acomys russatus chromosome 15, mAcoRus1.1, whole genome shotgun sequence genomic region, the following are encoded:
- the Mllt11 gene encoding protein AF1q, translating to MRDPVSSQYSSFLFWRMPIPELDLSELEGLGLSDTPTYKSKDGSGIGKMGVRATGAEEQKNPEGDPLLAYSTFNFWRVPIASLHSVDLDLL from the coding sequence ATGAGGGATCCTGTGAGTAGCCAGTACAGCTCCTTTCTTTTCTGGAGGATGCCCATCCCAGAACTGGACCTGTCGGAGCTGGAAGGCCTGGGCCTGTCGGATACACCTACCTACAAGAGCAAGGACGGCAGTGGCATAGGCAAAATGGGCGTGCGAGCCACCGGAGCAGAGGAGCAGAAGAACCCGGAAGGCGACCCCCTGCTCGCGTACAGCACCTTCAACTTCTGGAGAGTTCCCATTGCCAGCCTCCACTCTGTTGACTTGGACTTGCTTTAA